TCCCCAATCAGATACATTGCTTTTAATGTACCTGCTTCTACTGCCTCTAACATCTGAATGTTCGTATATCCCGGCTTATTAGAAATTTTGACATCATACGCCTTTTCAAATTTTTGACGCGCCTCATCATCAGAGATGGACTGATAACCCGGTAGCCAATTTGGCAATGAGCCCATATCACAAGCTCCTTGAACGTTATTATGTCCGCGCAGTGGATACGCACCTGCACCATGCCGGCCAAAATTTCCTGTGACTAATAAAAGGTTGGCAATTGCTGCGGATGTATGAGAACCTGCTACGTTTTGGGTAACTCCCATACCCCACAGTACGCATGTACCATCTGCCTCACAAATCATTTTTGCTGTTTCTTTTAGTTGCTCTTGAGAAATTCCCGTCACTTTTTCAGCATATTCGAGTGTATAGTTTTGGATGGCTTCCTTATACTCTTCTAGGTAATTAACGCGTTTTGCTAAGAAGTCAACATCATGCCAGCCCTGATCAATGATATATTTGGCTACCGCTGTTAACCAGACAAAATCTGTCCCTTGATTCGGATGTAAATACAAATCCGAACGTTCTGCCATTTCATGCTTGCGCAAATCTGAAACAATTAGTTTTTGACCATGTAATTTCTTTGCACGCTTCACCCTCGTCGCCAAAACCGGATGACCTTCTGTTGGATTCGCTCCAACGATAATGACTAACCCGGCAGCAGCAATATCACTAATTACACCTGAATCACCGCCATAACCAACAGTTGACAATAACCCGTCTGTAGCTGGAGATTGGCAATAACGTGAACAGTTGTCTACATTATTTGTTTCAAAGACCTGTCGGGCCAATTTCTGTACCAAATAAGCTTCCTCATTGGTTGTTTTTGATGAACTAACGAAACCGAAAGCGTCTCCTCCATACTTTTGCTTCATCTCTTTCCACTTGGACGCAATCAATGTAAGCGCTTCCTCCCAGGAAGCCGGAACAAACTCATCTCCCCGTCGAATTAATGGTGTTGACAGCCGTTCATTGCTGTTGACGAAATCCCAACCGAACTTGCCTTTAATACAGGTCGAAATGCTATTGACTGGTGCTTCCTCAGATGGCTCAATTTTCAAAATTTGGCGTCCTTTCGTCCAAACCTCAAAGCTACAGCCTACCCCACAAAATGTACATACCGTTTTCGTTTTTTTAGTTCGAGTTTCACGCATGGCTGCTTCTGCTTCAGAGATGGCCAATATTCCACTGTAACCAGGCTCTACTTCCTTGACCAATTCAATCATGGGATCAAGCAATTCCTTCCCCATCTTTGTCATGAAACCAGCTTCACCTAGCATAGTTTTTTCCATTAAAGCATTACATGGGCATACAGTGACGCAATGCCCACAGGAGACGCAGGAGGATTCATTAATGGCTTTATCCTGATCCCAGATAACGCGCGGCATTTCTCGTTCCCAATCAATGGTTAGTGTCTCGTTGACTTGTAAATCCTGACATGCTTCTACACAACGCCCGCACAAGATACATTGATTCGGATCATATCGGTAGAAAGGATGAGACATATCTACCTCATAGCCCTTCTCTCTAAACGGTCGCTCCTGATGCTCCACTTCCATCAGCTCTACCGTATTATGTACACGACAATTGCCATTATTATTATCACACACCGTACAGTACAGCATATGGTTTTCGAGGACACGATCCATCGCTTGTTTTTGCGCTTCCTTTGCCGGTGAAGATGCAGTCTGGATACTCATTCCTTCCTCCACAACAGTAGAGCAAGCTCGCATCAGTTGACCGTTAATTTCGCAGGTACAAGTATCGCATGTTTGAATTGGGCCTAAAATAGGTGAATAGCAAATATGAGGATGCTTGATGTCTTGCTCAAGCAGATAATCAAGAATTCTAGTTCCCTCTTTTGCTTGGTGTAACGTATCATTGATGGTAAATGAAATCATTTTGTTCAAGGGTTATTTCCTCCGTTTCCTTCTCCATCTGCTTCAAAAAATAAAAATAACCCACCACAAAACAACCAGCGCAAACGTAAAACGTTGCCCAAGCTGTTTTATGGTGGGTTAATACTTAGCAGTGGTATATACCAGTTATCAATCCCTCCATACTCTGTACGCGTATGCGTAAAAGCACAGGATGAATAGTATGACTGTAATCAGCCAGACTTAGACATCAATGAACTTCTTTTTTAATGATAACCAAACTTTCAGAAATTGCAAGAGAAGAGCCCGTTTTTTTCAATTTTATGCTAATTCAACAACAAAAAAATAAACTTTAACATTTTTTGAAAAATAAATATATTGCCTAATTTTGGAAATCAGTTTATATTTTTTGTAGAACAAAAAAGGGTGGAATTATTTATGGATAATCGATACAGCTCTTTTCAAGAATTCGCTCAAGCATTTGAGAAAAAATGGGTAACCATAGCAATAGAACATGGATTAGTGAATGAGCCAATGGATATATATTTAGCTAAAGTCCGCAAAAAAGCACTTTTTGTCTGGAAGAAAAATAAAGGGGATGAATGGATAGAAAGACAGGGATATACCATTGTTGACAGAAACCTCGACAAGGAAGGAATTTTCGATAAAAAACTAGGGCGCGGTCGTCCACGAAAGCATGAGGATGATCGGCTACATCATGCCATCCATGTCAGACTCGACGAGGAAACATATCAAAAATTACTATCGCTGTGTCAAAAAAATAACCTTGACCTCTCTGAGACTATTCGTATGCTCATAAAAAAAGGGTAACCCGTTTCGCTATGTAAAGGAGGAATTAAGATGAGTCAGGAAGGTCAATTGCCTACTATCAGGACTACACTTCGCTGGTGGATACTTGCTAATGTGTCTTTGGGAATCTTTATGTCAACATTGGATGGCAGCATCACGAATGTAGCTCTCCCTAGTATTTCGGGTACATTAGACGTTCCCCTGCATATTGTACAATGGGTTGTAACAGCTTATTTATTAGCGATCGCTTCCCTTTTACCTATTATTGGAAAATTATCGGATCTTTTTGGACGTGGGAACTTATATAATCTGGGATTTTTAATTTTTTTGATTGGATCTGCTTTATGCGGTTTATCAAAATCCATTTGGATGTTAATTGGCATGCGTGTCCTACAAGCTGCTGGCGCCGCACTGCTGATGGCTAATAGTCAAGCGATCATAGCTGCCACTTTTCCCAAAGAAGAACGTGGTCGGGCCCTCGGAATAACCGGTATGGTGGTATCACTTGGTTCATTATCCGGCCCAGCCATCGGTGGCATTCTAGTTGATTCGTTTGGCTGGGAATCTATTTTTTGGATTAACGTACCCATCGGTTTAATCGGATTTATCGCAGCATTACGTATCATGCCAAAACAGCACCAAAAACGTGTGGGAGAACCTTTCGACTATCTTGGTTCTATTATGTATATGACAAGTATGATTACCTTCCTATATACCATTTCTAATGCTGAGGAACATGGATGGACAACGGGAATTACATTAGGTGGTCTTCTCTTTTCATTCATCATCTTTGTCTTATTTTATCGACGTGAAACACGAATCTCACATCCTATGCTTGACTTCTCACTATTTAAGATAAGGACCTTCCGTTCAGGAAGCTTTGCGACTCTCCTGTCTTTTCTCTCTCTTTTTTGCATAACTATTCTCATGCCGTTTTATATGCAATTGGTGCTAGAATATCCCCCGAATATCGTGGGTTATGTGATGATGGCAAATGCTGTGATGATGGCGATCGTTGCTCCGTTCTCCGGTTGGCTGTCTGATAAAATTGGCTGCTACTATTTAACGATCTCAGGCTTGGTGATTAATGCGATATCCTTTGTTCTGCTAACGAAGCTTACAACAAATGAACCGGCATGGCTTGTCGCAACACATATGGGCATATTTGGAATTGGCACTGGTCTTTTTTTATCTCCAAACAATGCTAGTATTCTCGGATCAGTTCCGCCCACACTATTAGGAGCAGCAGGCGGTCTAAATGCATTAGTCCGCAATATCGGGATGGTATTAGGGACGACATTTGCTATCTCACTATTCTCTTTTCAATTGAATAGATTAACTGAAGATCAATCTGGATTTAGTAGCACTGATATCCTAAATGTGGAAGCTTACATGACTGCTCTTCATACTGTCTTTTGGGTAGCAGCCGTGATTTGCCTTTTTGCTGCCGTACTCTCTTCTATGCGTGATAAGCCTCAACGACAGAAAAGGAAAGTGGCGTAGCTGTTCACTCAGTAAAGCTAGATCACCATATGTTGCAAAAAAATACGGGCATGACGCTCACGAATTCCGATTCGCGACGTCATGCCCGTATCTTTTATGATTCTTTACCGCGGTCTTTAACGAAAATCATTTGTTGCATGGGTAGAGACAGCATACATTTCATCGATGATTTTCTGTAAGATCATGCGGACTATGCTTGCATTCCCCTCAATCATTTCAGGGTCAAGCAACTCTTCATGGGTTCCCACCGCTTGATATTGCATATGATTTCCATGAGTTGCCTGTTTCCATGACCAAGAAGATTCTACTGTCGAGCCCACTTTCTGAGAATCGGATGCTAGTAATTCATGGATATTGGCTTGAACCATCCCCTCATTAACAAGCTGATTCCGATATCTAGCGTACGAATAGATTCTATTTGTATAGGAAGGCGTCACAAGATGCTTGTACTGTTCAGGTGTGTCTTCTAAGAGAGTAGCGATTTCCTGTAAGGCGTCCTCTTTTGAAGAGTCAGAATCCCCACTTCTGATAATGGAATCTAGCATGATAATATCTTTTACTTCGTAGCCTCTTGACTCCATTGCTTTTGCCACTTCAAATGCCAAATTACCACCTATTGAATAACCTAGGAACACGTACGGTTGATGTCCCTGTACATCAGTGAGGAGTTTGACATATTGCTCCATTAATTCCTCGTCATTTGTATATTCCTCAATAAAATCCATACCATACAATACGCACTGGTGTTCAAGTAATTTTGCCATTTCGATGTATGCCATGCCATACCCGATTGCTGGCGGGAAGCAGAACACATGTAAGCGTCCATGCTCGTTTAATTTTGTGATTGGTTTACTCTTATTTTTTGTAAACATAGATCGTACTATTTCTTCGGCCATCGCGCCTACAGTTGGCATCTCGAACACTACACGTATAGGGATCTCGACCCGAATATCTGTGTAGATTTTCCTGATTAATTCAAGTACATGTAAAGAATGCCCACCCAATTCAAAGAAGTTGTCATTCTTACCAATTTTAGAAACACCCAATACCTCCTGCCAAATAGTAGCCAATTGTACCTCCGTTGGTGTCTGTGGAGCGATGTACTCCACTCCTAGATGAATATGACCTTCTGGAGTCGGGAGTGCATTTCGATTCATTTTGCCGTTTGGAGTCAATGGCATCTGTTCAAGCTGGATAAAAAACGATGGAATCATATAAGTAGGTAAATCTTGTGACAGCGAATTTCTGATTTCACCTACTGTAAGCTGTTGATTTGCCACAAAATAAGCACACAACTGCTTCTGTCCCGCTTGCTCCTCTCTTGCAATAACTACCGCTTCCTGAACAGAAGGAATTTGTAGGAGTAGCGCTTCAATTTCTCCAAGCTCAATGCGATAACCTCGAATTTTTACCTGGTGATCCATTCGTCCCAGATACTCAATGGTTCCATCAGGGAGCCATTTTGCTAAATCTCCTGTGCGATACATTTTTTCCCCGGTTATAAATGGATTCTCTACGAATTTTTCGGTTGTTAGCTCAGGACGATTCCAGTAGCCTTTTGCCAATCCTTCTCCTGCAATGCACAGTTCACCTGCTATCCCGATCGGTTGGAGGTGGTTTTCATCGCTTAAAATATAGAAGGAAGTGTTTACAAGCGGTTTACCAATTGTTATCGGTTCTCCGTCTATCAGTTCTCCCACCGATGACCACACCGTTGTTTCAGTTGGGCCGTACATATTATACAGGCGTGCCTGGGTGGTCTCGTGCAGGGCTTTGATCAGGGAAGCGGGCAGTGCTTCTCCACCGAGCATAATTTCTTGTAATCCCTGTAGGCAGTGAATGTGCTCCGAGGATAACAGCATTTGCATCCGAGAAGGCGTCATTTGGATCATGTCCACCTGCTGTTTTTCAATCACATCACATAATGCTCTCGGGTCAGTTTGCTGAAGGCTACTTGCTAAAATTACCCTTACACCTTTACACAGCGGCAGTAGAGTCTCTAACACAAAAATATCAAATGAGATCGTCGTCACGGAAAGAAGTGTTTTTGCTTGGGTAAAGTCGATCTGATCGGTTATGCCTTGTAATAGGTTTACGACTGCACGCTGTAAAATCATGACGCCTTTTGGCTTACCTGTTGAGCCTGATGTATAAATAACATAGGCTAAATCAGTAGGTCCACTAATAGGTTCAAGGTTAGATTGCTCATGCTGATCATCCGCAGACTCTTCATCCATAAGGATCAAGCTTCCTGCAAAAGCTATCCTCTCCTGTAAATGACTCTGTGTCACTACCCAATTCGCTTTCGAATCTTCCAGCATGTAGCGAATCCGTTCGTCCGGATAATCTGGGTCAATTGGAACATAGGCGGCTCCAGCTTTCAAAATCCCCATTAACCCAATCATCATGTCTAAGGAACGGTCCACCATAATTCCAACTAACTGATTGGCTCCCACACCTTCGGATCGCAGGATTCGAGCCAGTTGATTTGCTTGCTCGTTTAATTCCCGGTAGGTGAGCTGTTCATTTTCGTAAACGACAGCTATCTGCTCAGGGGTACGTTCCACTTGACTCTCAAACAATTGATAAATGGTTTTCTCTCTTGGATAATCTCCTGCTGTATCATTAAAGGTGTGCAGTAGCAACTCTTTCTCTTGCGCAGTAGCAATCTCAATGGTAGACAGCTTTACGGTTGGATCAGCCACTATGCTGTCAATGACCTGTAGGAACTGCTCTGACATTCGCTTGATAGTGTCACGCTTAAACAATGAGGTAGCAAACTCGAAAGTACACACAATGTTTTTATCATCTTCATTTGCATATAAGCTTAGATCAAATTTAGAGACATTATGCTCTCCTTCAAATGGTCTGAGCTGTAACCCTTCGATGGTCTGATTACCTTGCTCCACGTTTTGTAAGGCAAACATTGTATCAAACAGCGGATTGCGACTAAAATCGCGAGCTACCTGTAATTTTTCTACTAGCTCTTCAAACGGATATTCCTGATTTTCATAGGCTTGTAGTGCATGCTCTTTAACTTCTCTGACATATTCGTAGAATGTTTTTGTTGCCATTGGCTGAGTACGAATCGCTAGTGTATTAATAAATATACCAATTAGGCTTTCAATATCTGCATGCGGTCTTCCCGCTATTGGAGTTCCTACAATAATATCCTCTTGTCCACTGCTTTTACCCAACAAGGTGGTATATGCAGCCAATAAGACCATAAACAAGGTGGAACCTGTTTGTGCAGCAATTTGTCGGAGTCCTTCACTTCTTCGTTGATCGATGACAAATTCAAGGATATCCCCCTGATAGCTTTGCAAAGCAGGTCTTGGATAGTCCGTTGGCAAATTCAGAACCGGAATTTCATTTCCATGAATGTTCAGCCAGTATGCTTCTTGTTTTCGGATGCGTTCGCTTTGCACTTCTTCCTGTTGCCATACGGCGTAATCCTTATATTGAATTCGGAGCGGTTCTAGTTCCTCGCCGGTGTATAACTGAACCAAATCTTGAAGCAAAATACTTAATGAAGCCGCATCAGAAATGATGTGATGCGTGTCAAACATTAAAACATGTCGATCTGTTTCAAGTTCAATCAAGCCTACCCGTAAAAGTGGAGCTTTTGCAAGATCAAACTCACGCACAAATGCTTGAACGATGCTAGCTATCTCTTCCTCTTTTGCCAGCGTGTATTCAATCTCAAATGTCACATCACGATAAATCTGTTGGACTGGTTCCCCACTTATCATCGTAAAGCCTGTTCGTAAGGTCTCATGACGATTGATTACCTTCTGGAATGCATCTTCAAGAGTTTTCCGATGAAGCTGTCCCTCTACCACTAGGACTGTTGGCATGTTATAACTGAGCCCTCCACCCTCAATCTGATTTAAAATATATAATCGTTTTTGAGCAGAGGATACCGGATAAAACTCTCTGTCGAAAATGACAGGAATTGAGAAATGCGCCACGTGATCAATCTCAGATACTCGTTTGGCCATCTGTTCGATCGTAGGATATGCAAAGACATCTCGCAAAGGAAGATTCACTCCCATTTCTTTATGCATCTTGGCAACGAGAGTCGTAGCTCGCAAGGAATGTCCACCACTATCGAAGAAGTTATCTCTCACCCCGATATCAGTAATTCCTAGAACTTCCTGCCAAATACCAGCGATCTGCACTTCCCACTGTGTCTGTGGCGCTACGTATTCCACTCCTGTTTGCAGGTTTCCTTTTGGTACAGGTAATGCTTTACGATCAATCTTTCCATTTGGTGTTAAAGGCATTTGCTCCAACTGGACAAAGTAGGAAGGAATCATATAGCCAGGCAGCTTTTGCAGCAATGTGCTTCTTACATCGCTTACAAGTACTGGTTGATCCGCTACAATATATGCGCATAAATGCTGTAGCCCAGCATGGTCTTCCTGTGCGATTACCACTGCTTCTTCAATCTCTTTTAAATTCCTTATCTGTTCTTCTATTTCTCCAAGTTCAATGCGATAGCCCCTCACCTTTACCTGATGATCGATTCGACCTAGATACTCAATGGTTCCATCAGGTAACCACTTCGCTAAATCACCCGTTTTATACATTTTACTTCCTGGTAGGAATGGATTTTCGATAAACTTGTCCATCGTTAGTTCGGGACGATTCCAGTATCCTCTTGCAAGTCCCAAACCAGCAATGCACAGCTCCCCAGCTACTCCTACTGGTTGAAGATGACCTTCCATACTCAAGATATAAAATTGTGTATTCGTTATTGGTTTGCCAATTGTAATAGGCTGGCCCGCTGTCACTGATCCAATTGATGACCATACGGTTGTTTCAGTCGGACCATACATATTAAACAAGCGTGCCGGTGTATGCTCATGTAGCGCATTGACTAAGGAAATAGGAAGCGCTTCGCCACCAAGCATAATTTCTTGGACATGCTGCAATTCTTTAAACGGCTCTGTACTATCTACTGAAGATAACAGCATCTGCATGCGAGAAGGCGTCATTTGGATCATATCGATTTTTTGCTCAGAAATGACGTTTCGTAAGGCCTGTGAATCCGTCTGTTGAATTTCGCTAGCCATTACTACTCGTATCCCTTTACTAAGCGAAAGGAGCGTTTCTAGCACGAAGATATCAAATGAAATGGTAGTAACAGAAAGAAGAGATTTGCCTTCTGCAAAGTCAATCCGATCCGTTATGCCATGTATCAGGTTGACAACCGCCTGATGAGTAATCATAACGCCCTTAGGCTTCCCCGTCGATCCTGATGTGTAGATGACATAGGCTAAATCAAGCGGGCTGCTTCCTGGTACAAGATTAGATGCATCCTCCTGATAAGAAGCCTCTTCCTCTATTACGATACCTTTTCCCTGATATCCATCGAAGCTAATCTGATCCTGCAAATGACCGTGTACAACTACGAACGTAACCCCCGCATCCTCTAGCATATAGCGAATGCGATCTTCTGGATATCCTGGATCAATTGATACGTAAGCTCCACCAGCCTTCAGGATGCCTAACAGTCCAACTAACATGTCAAGAGAACGCTCCACCAAAATACCGACTAGTTGATTCGAGCTTATCCCTTCTGCTCGCAGTGTTCTAGCCAGTTGATTTGCTCGTTCATTTAACTCACGGTACGTCAGTTGTTCACCCTCATAAACGACTGCTGCTTGATCTGGTGTACGTTCGACCTGCATCTCAAATAATTGGTGAATGGTCTTGTCTGCTACATCCTGCATTGCTGTATTGTTAAATGTTTCGAGAATCAACTTCTTCTCATCCGTTGTCAGCATCTCGATGGCTGACAGCTTCGCATGCGGTTCACTTACAAGTCCATCTACCAATTGGATAAAGTGCTTCGCCATACGCTCAATCGTTTCTCGTTTGAATAGTCTTGTCGCATATTCAAAGCTACACAGGACTGTATCTGTATCCTCCATCGCATGTAAGGTCAAATCAAACTTGGATATGGTTTGTTCACTTGCATATGATGAAATGCGTAAGCCCTCTAGCTCCTGCTCTTTCTTTTCTAGATTTTGCAGGACGAGCATTGTATCAAACAATGGATTACGACTCATATCCCGATTTACATCGAGCTTGTCTACCAGCTCTTCGAATAAATAGTCTTGATTCTCATATGCCTTCAAGGAAGCTTCTTTGACTTCCTGTAGATATTCGTAGAATGTTTTTTCACCAGCTGGATAGTTACGTATCGCAAGCGTGTTTATAAATATACCAATCATATTTTCTAAATCTGGATGAGGTCTTCCTGCTATCGGGGTTCCAACAATAATATCCTCTTGTCCACTATATTTACTCAGTAGAGTCGTATATACAGCCAATAACACCATATACAGCGTAGAACCGGTTTGGGCTGCGATTTGCCTTAATCCATCACTGCTTTTTTGGTCAAGCACAAATTCAAACGTACTTCCCTCAAAGCTTTTCATAGCTGGACGGGCATAATCGACTGGCAAGTTGAGTACGGGAATCTCTCCCTGGAAAACTTCAAGCCAATAGGCTTCTTGTCGCTTGATTGCCTCGCGGTGAACGCCTTCTCGTTGCCA
The nucleotide sequence above comes from Brevibacillus laterosporus LMG 15441. Encoded proteins:
- a CDS encoding non-ribosomal peptide synthetase, which translates into the protein MKALFEKEKAFWSSKFDADDQIVILPYNRTSSIHRNTDSYQSISSTLPPQIFERISSIAGGSHIAIFMILLAGLESLLSKYTSQETIIVGVPGFRTSPDAQQPLSNQLIILKNEVHSKNTFKSLLNQIKSSISEAMKHQSLPFWNFIDTLNVHYDSNRVPIINTIVSLKELHTLDFEEHAVYDIHFQFGLENGSLQLNTIYNENRYDQELINQVSRHLSHILSIVLFDLDLSLEQVELLSEKEQEQLLRTFNNTATAYPREKTIQQLFEEQVERTPNQVAVVLHDEQLTYQELNEKANQLARTLRNQGVTKGQLVGLMVERSLEMIIGIFAILKAGGAYVPIDPEYPNDRIRYMLEDSGAKVFVTQSHIRHRADFAGTCVLLDDSEAYSEDRSNVEPVAEATDVAYVIYTSGSTGTPKGTQIRHFSATRVVLKTNYIEIKEDDTLLQLSNYVFDGSIFDIYGALLNGARLILMKKTDMLDLTKLSSVIEQQNVTIFFIPTAFFNTLVDNQLTCFTNVRKVLFGGERASVTHIRKAFHYLGPERLIHVYGPTESTVFTTFYPINTSFDEDVATVPIGKPLANTLVYVVDQFNHLRPIGVPGELCIAGEGLSTGYLNREELNVEKFVDNPFVPGTPMYRTGDLVKMLPDGNIDFLDRIDKQVKIRGFRIELGEIENALLAFPEVNEAIVVDGIKEGNKYLAAYYVGKESIQPGELLKNLSDKLPEYMVPDYCIPLDQMPLTPNGKIDKKMLPSVEETMPIEEYVAPGTLLEEKLAEIWKGILGLSKIGIKDNFFERGGHSLRATALVSTIQKELQKNIQLRDVFSHPTIEQLAQLIENIEQTAYSVIPNIEEQPYYPVSSAQKRLYILSQLAGGEISYNMPNAMLLDGEIDRERIEKTFQQLIARHEILRTSFELVGGEPIQRVHKEVPFALEYVQVTNEEEAEGIIRDFTRMFDLQSAPLLRVGLIQLAYDRHVLLFDMHHIISDGTSMNVLIQEFASLYQGEVLPIQRIQYKDYASWQQQQMKSEWYQQQENYWLQVFSKELPVLQLPTDLTRPAIRSFDGGLLEFRIGKHTSEDLKQLAAQTGSTLYMVLLAVYTTLLSKYSGQEDIIVGTPIAGRPHADLESMIGMFVNTLAIRNYPVGEKTFYEYLQEVKEASLKAYENQDYLFEELVDKLDVNRDMSRNPLFDTMLVLQNLENQEQDLEQLRITPYVSEHTISKFDLTLHAMEDADTLLCSFEYATTLFKRETIERMAKHFIQLIDGLVSDPHAKLSTNEMMTTDEKTLILETFNNTTVEGVEEQTIHQLFEMQVERTPDQVAVVYEGEHLTYRELNERANQVARTLRAEGIGSDQLVGILMEHSLDMMVGLLGILKAGGAYVPIDPDYPEDRIQYLLEDSQTTILLTQQKFSEKLTYNKKILYLDNQEIYQGNTTNLEHVNNMNDLAYIIYTSGSTGKPKGAMITHQGLVNYIWWAKKVYVQNETVHFPLYSSISFDLTVTSIYTPLISGNTIYIYRGEDKVQVILDILADNKVGIIKLTPTHLKLIEDYDGTNSNMKRFIVGGETLHTQLASKIHRNFGGNVQIMNEYGPTETVVGCMLYTFDPNHISQDSVPIGVPADNVRIYVLDKALRPVPIGSIGEMYIAGDGVARGYLNRPELTAEKFIENPFRPGERMYRTGDLARWLPDGNMEYAGRTDDQVKIRGYRIELGEIEARIVSMEEVQEAVVIAREDHAGLQHLCAYIVSEKQLMISELKSRLAHQLPSYMVPSYFIQVDKITHTPNGKLDRKSLPAPEDGTIQTGAEYVPPRTWMESKLVQIWQEVLGLSMIGVKDHFFDIGGHSLRATHLVSRIYKELNQNLPLRDVFQNPTIEQMAEVLIGREKIAYTSIPIIEEREFYPVSSAQKRLYILSQLIGGEISYNMPNVVRIDGELDQERLEIVFQKLISRHEILRTSFELVNGETMQRVHPNVDFSIEYTEASREELEAIIQGFVRPFNLEQAPLLRVGLIKIEKDSHVLMLDMHHIISDGVSTGILMQEFISLYTGGELSSLRIQYRDYAVWQREGVHREAIKRQEAYWLEVFQGEIPVLNLPVDYARPAMKSFEGSTFEFVLDQKSSDGLRQIAAQTGSTLYMVLLAVYTTLLSKYSGQEDIIVGTPIAGRPHPDLENMIGIFINTLAIRNYPAGEKTFYEYLQEVKEASLKAYENQDYLFEELVDKLDVNRDMSRNPLFDTMLVLQNLEKKEQELEGLRISSYASEQTISKFDLTLHAMEDTDTVLCSFEYATRLFKRETIERMAKHFIQLVDGLVSEPHAKLSAIEMLTTDEKKLILETFNNTAMQDVADKTIHQLFEMQVERTPDQAAVVYEGEQLTYRELNERANQLARTLRAEGISSNQLVGILVERSLDMLVGLLGILKAGGAYVSIDPGYPEDRIRYMLEDAGVTFVVVHGHLQDQISFDGYQGKGIVIEEEASYQEDASNLVPGSSPLDLAYVIYTSGSTGKPKGVMITHQAVVNLIHGITDRIDFAEGKSLLSVTTISFDIFVLETLLSLSKGIRVVMASEIQQTDSQALRNVISEQKIDMIQMTPSRMQMLLSSVDSTEPFKELQHVQEIMLGGEALPISLVNALHEHTPARLFNMYGPTETTVWSSIGSVTAGQPITIGKPITNTQFYILSMEGHLQPVGVAGELCIAGLGLARGYWNRPELTMDKFIENPFLPGSKMYKTGDLAKWLPDGTIEYLGRIDHQVKVRGYRIELGEIEEQIRNLKEIEEAVVIAQEDHAGLQHLCAYIVADQPVLVSDVRSTLLQKLPGYMIPSYFVQLEQMPLTPNGKIDRKALPVPKGNLQTGVEYVAPQTQWEVQIAGIWQEVLGITDIGVRDNFFDSGGHSLRATTLVAKMHKEMGVNLPLRDVFAYPTIEQMAKRVSEIDHVAHFSIPVIFDREFYPVSSAQKRLYILNQIEGGGLSYNMPTVLVVEGQLHRKTLEDAFQKVINRHETLRTGFTMISGEPVQQIYRDVTFEIEYTLAKEEEIASIVQAFVREFDLAKAPLLRVGLIELETDRHVLMFDTHHIISDAASLSILLQDLVQLYTGEELEPLRIQYKDYAVWQQEEVQSERIRKQEAYWLNIHGNEIPVLNLPTDYPRPALQSYQGDILEFVIDQRRSEGLRQIAAQTGSTLFMVLLAAYTTLLGKSSGQEDIIVGTPIAGRPHADIESLIGIFINTLAIRTQPMATKTFYEYVREVKEHALQAYENQEYPFEELVEKLQVARDFSRNPLFDTMFALQNVEQGNQTIEGLQLRPFEGEHNVSKFDLSLYANEDDKNIVCTFEFATSLFKRDTIKRMSEQFLQVIDSIVADPTVKLSTIEIATAQEKELLLHTFNDTAGDYPREKTIYQLFESQVERTPEQIAVVYENEQLTYRELNEQANQLARILRSEGVGANQLVGIMVDRSLDMMIGLMGILKAGAAYVPIDPDYPDERIRYMLEDSKANWVVTQSHLQERIAFAGSLILMDEESADDQHEQSNLEPISGPTDLAYVIYTSGSTGKPKGVMILQRAVVNLLQGITDQIDFTQAKTLLSVTTISFDIFVLETLLPLCKGVRVILASSLQQTDPRALCDVIEKQQVDMIQMTPSRMQMLLSSEHIHCLQGLQEIMLGGEALPASLIKALHETTQARLYNMYGPTETTVWSSVGELIDGEPITIGKPLVNTSFYILSDENHLQPIGIAGELCIAGEGLAKGYWNRPELTTEKFVENPFITGEKMYRTGDLAKWLPDGTIEYLGRMDHQVKIRGYRIELGEIEALLLQIPSVQEAVVIAREEQAGQKQLCAYFVANQQLTVGEIRNSLSQDLPTYMIPSFFIQLEQMPLTPNGKMNRNALPTPEGHIHLGVEYIAPQTPTEVQLATIWQEVLGVSKIGKNDNFFELGGHSLHVLELIRKIYTDIRVEIPIRVVFEMPTVGAMAEEIVRSMFTKNKSKPITKLNEHGRLHVFCFPPAIGYGMAYIEMAKLLEHQCVLYGMDFIEEYTNDEELMEQYVKLLTDVQGHQPYVFLGYSIGGNLAFEVAKAMESRGYEVKDIIMLDSIIRSGDSDSSKEDALQEIATLLEDTPEQYKHLVTPSYTNRIYSYARYRNQLVNEGMVQANIHELLASDSQKVGSTVESSWSWKQATHGNHMQYQAVGTHEELLDPEMIEGNASIVRMILQKIIDEMYAVSTHATNDFR